In one Bacteroidota bacterium genomic region, the following are encoded:
- the rpsA gene encoding 30S ribosomal protein S1, with product MADKALVGNPDFDWNSIGKKQDNYSNDERSKFDELYGKSLSTVNDLQILEGTVVAKNNREVVVNIGYKSDGVVALSEFRYNPDLKVGDKVEVFIEKAEDAAGQLILSHKKARANKSWDRVNEALNSNEVIKGYVKCRTKGGLIVDVFGIEAFLPGSQIDVKPIRDYDVYVGKTMEFKVVKINNEFKNVVVSHKALIEAEIENQKREIISKLEKGQVLEGTVKNITSYGVFIDLGGVDGLIHITDLSWGRINHPEEIVKLDEKIQVVILDFDDDKKRIALGLKQLSSHPWDALSTEIKVGDKVKGKVVVIADYGAFIEVAPGVEGLIHVSEMSWSQHLRSAQDFVKVGDEVEAVVLTLDRDERKMSLGMKQLTPDPWNMIMEKYAKGTRHTGTVRNFTNFGVFVELEEGVDGLVHISDLSWSKKIKHPSEFCKVGDKMDVVVLEIDGENRRLSLGHKQLEDNPWDVFETVFTIDSIHNGTVMSVNDKGAIIGLPYGVEGFCPARHLAKADGTTAKTEEVLEFKVIEFSKDAKRIVVSHARLHEEVKEEAKKADKAAKKADYEDAKKAVKKVKDNVEKTTLGDISALSDLKDKMDGKK from the coding sequence ATGGCAGATAAAGCCTTAGTAGGAAATCCGGATTTTGACTGGAATTCCATTGGAAAAAAACAAGACAATTATTCAAACGACGAACGTTCTAAGTTTGATGAATTGTATGGTAAATCATTAAGTACTGTAAACGATCTTCAGATTCTGGAAGGTACTGTAGTGGCAAAAAACAACCGTGAAGTTGTTGTGAACATTGGTTATAAATCGGATGGTGTTGTAGCCTTATCAGAATTCCGTTATAATCCTGATTTAAAAGTTGGTGATAAAGTTGAAGTTTTCATTGAGAAAGCTGAAGACGCAGCAGGCCAATTAATTTTATCTCATAAAAAAGCGCGTGCTAACAAAAGTTGGGATCGCGTTAATGAAGCTCTTAACTCTAACGAAGTTATTAAGGGTTATGTTAAGTGTCGCACCAAAGGCGGACTTATCGTGGATGTATTCGGTATCGAAGCATTCTTACCTGGCTCTCAAATCGACGTTAAACCAATTCGTGATTACGATGTTTACGTTGGTAAGACTATGGAATTTAAAGTTGTAAAAATCAACAACGAATTCAAAAACGTAGTAGTTTCTCACAAAGCATTAATTGAAGCTGAAATCGAGAACCAAAAACGTGAAATCATCTCTAAATTAGAAAAAGGACAAGTATTGGAAGGAACTGTGAAAAACATTACTTCTTACGGTGTGTTTATTGATTTAGGTGGTGTTGACGGATTAATCCACATTACTGATTTATCATGGGGTCGTATTAACCACCCTGAAGAAATCGTTAAGTTAGACGAGAAAATTCAAGTGGTTATTCTTGATTTCGACGATGACAAAAAACGTATTGCTTTAGGTTTAAAACAATTATCTTCTCATCCTTGGGATGCTTTAAGCACCGAAATTAAAGTTGGTGATAAAGTAAAAGGTAAAGTTGTAGTTATTGCTGATTACGGTGCATTTATTGAAGTAGCTCCTGGTGTTGAAGGTTTAATTCACGTAAGTGAAATGAGCTGGAGTCAACACTTACGTAGCGCTCAAGATTTCGTAAAAGTGGGTGATGAAGTTGAAGCTGTAGTTTTAACCTTAGACCGCGATGAGCGTAAGATGAGCTTAGGCATGAAGCAATTAACTCCTGATCCTTGGAATATGATTATGGAGAAATACGCTAAAGGTACTCGTCACACAGGAACTGTTCGCAACTTCACCAATTTTGGTGTGTTTGTTGAATTAGAAGAAGGTGTTGATGGTTTAGTTCATATCTCTGATTTATCTTGGAGCAAGAAAATTAAACACCCTAGCGAATTCTGCAAAGTAGGTGATAAAATGGATGTGGTTGTATTGGAAATTGATGGCGAAAACCGTCGTTTATCTTTAGGCCATAAACAATTAGAAGATAATCCTTGGGATGTATTTGAAACTGTATTTACAATCGACTCTATCCACAACGGTACAGTTATGAGTGTAAATGATAAAGGTGCTATCATTGGTTTACCTTATGGTGTTGAAGGATTCTGTCCTGCTCGCCACTTAGCTAAAGCTGATGGTACAACTGCTAAAACTGAAGAAGTATTAGAGTTTAAAGTAATCGAATTTAGCAAGGATGCTAAGCGTATCGTAGTTTCTCACGCTCGTTTACACGAAGAAGTGAAAGAAGAAGCTAAGAAAGCTGACAAAGCGGCTAAAAAAGCGGATTACGAAGACGCTAAAAAAGCAGTAAAAAAGGTTAAAGACAATGTTGAAAAAACCACTTTAGGTGATATTTCAGCTTTATCTGACCTTAAAGACAAAATGGACGGCAAAAAATAA
- a CDS encoding T9SS type A sorting domain-containing protein, with the protein MKKSIQTLLLAFSLSGTSLLAQEQQTVMPCATYDAMEAAFQADPSLRAKYEAEQEKLRQATVAYEESLKNQKVGAAFQYTIPVVFHILHENGAENISDANCIAALANINNDYSAAGSDVGTISPLFSSLYINSDIKFMLAHKDPSGNCTSGINHYYNTGTNWNQASPSYAYSGTGATQWNPTKYLNIYVVKSICPNTATCSSSGGVIVGYTYKPGTWPAGNSRDAFVIRSGWVSSNYIDSRTLSHEIGHWLNLSHTFGNTNNPGVSCGDDGIADTPMTKGYFSTCPSSASGNTCVGSGQANVENIMDYSSCPKMFTNGQTNVMRAALASSTSGRNNLWATANLTATDVNGTGTCAPIADFHSVYGTAVNVYTVCAGSTLNFIDDSYNGAVTGRAWTATGGASIANPTGASTGITFSSVGTQTVTLTVNNAQGSSVKTKTVNVISGVANVSGSYQESFETAGLPTNWAIINQTGGTTWQQNTGAAASGSNSYYMNNTINPGGAIDILETPSYNFAANSGATFTFKYAYAQYNGTWADVFKVQASSNCGGSWTDIYVPAPSTMASGSGGVTTTPFTPTPAQFKLYTLTSHPAFNTFKTQPNVKIRFYFQENTASGFGNNFYLDDINFNTPLGVNELSQSIGLGLYPNPTNGSANVVFSLSDHAEIKVSVTDVIGKIVEAEKIFNLNSGDHTVTVNEFQQLKAGMYIVNVEMNGQKITRKLIIE; encoded by the coding sequence ATGAAAAAATCCATACAAACTTTATTACTTGCTTTCTCATTGAGCGGCACAAGCCTTCTAGCTCAAGAACAGCAAACCGTAATGCCTTGTGCTACCTACGACGCCATGGAGGCCGCTTTTCAAGCAGATCCTTCTTTACGTGCGAAATACGAGGCCGAACAAGAAAAACTTCGTCAAGCTACAGTTGCCTATGAGGAAAGCTTAAAAAATCAAAAAGTAGGCGCTGCTTTTCAATACACCATCCCTGTTGTATTTCATATTTTACACGAAAATGGTGCTGAAAACATTTCAGATGCGAATTGTATTGCTGCGTTAGCTAATATAAATAACGATTACTCAGCTGCAGGTTCGGATGTTGGTACAATTAGTCCATTGTTCTCGTCTTTATATATCAATAGCGATATTAAATTCATGTTAGCTCATAAAGATCCTAGTGGAAACTGTACATCAGGTATAAACCATTACTACAATACAGGAACTAACTGGAATCAGGCGTCTCCTAGCTATGCGTATTCAGGAACAGGTGCTACTCAATGGAATCCAACTAAATATTTAAATATTTATGTTGTAAAATCTATCTGCCCTAATACCGCGACTTGCTCATCATCAGGTGGAGTAATTGTTGGATATACTTATAAGCCCGGAACATGGCCTGCAGGTAATTCACGCGATGCATTTGTTATTCGTTCAGGTTGGGTAAGCAGTAACTACATCGATTCACGTACTTTAAGTCATGAAATCGGACACTGGTTAAACCTTTCTCATACTTTTGGTAATACTAATAACCCTGGCGTTTCTTGTGGCGATGATGGTATTGCTGATACACCTATGACCAAAGGATATTTTTCAACTTGTCCGTCCAGTGCTTCAGGTAATACCTGTGTTGGTAGCGGTCAGGCTAACGTAGAAAATATTATGGATTACTCTTCTTGCCCTAAAATGTTTACTAACGGTCAAACAAACGTAATGCGTGCCGCCTTAGCTTCAAGTACAAGCGGACGAAATAATCTATGGGCTACTGCTAATTTAACTGCAACCGATGTTAACGGAACAGGTACATGTGCACCAATCGCAGATTTTCACTCTGTTTACGGTACAGCAGTTAACGTTTACACAGTTTGCGCAGGTAGTACTTTGAATTTTATTGATGATTCATATAATGGAGCTGTAACCGGTCGCGCTTGGACAGCTACAGGAGGTGCGTCAATCGCTAATCCAACCGGAGCTTCAACAGGTATTACTTTTAGCTCTGTTGGCACACAAACTGTAACTTTAACTGTTAACAATGCACAAGGTTCTTCTGTTAAAACAAAAACAGTGAATGTTATTTCAGGTGTTGCTAATGTTAGTGGAAGCTACCAGGAAAGTTTTGAAACTGCAGGTTTACCTACAAATTGGGCAATCATCAATCAAACCGGTGGAACAACTTGGCAACAAAATACAGGTGCTGCGGCATCAGGAAGCAATTCGTATTACATGAATAACACTATCAATCCGGGTGGAGCAATTGATATCTTAGAAACTCCTTCTTATAACTTTGCAGCAAACTCAGGAGCTACATTTACTTTCAAATATGCTTATGCACAGTATAATGGAACTTGGGCAGATGTATTTAAAGTACAAGCAAGCTCTAACTGCGGTGGTAGCTGGACAGATATTTATGTGCCTGCACCTTCAACAATGGCTTCTGGTTCTGGTGGTGTAACAACTACTCCATTTACTCCAACTCCTGCTCAGTTTAAGCTTTATACTTTAACTTCTCATCCGGCATTTAATACATTCAAAACTCAACCAAACGTAAAAATCCGTTTCTATTTCCAAGAGAATACTGCTTCCGGATTTGGTAATAACTTTTACCTAGATGATATTAATTTTAATACACCTCTTGGTGTAAATGAATTAAGTCAGTCAATAGGTTTAGGTTTATATCCAAACCCTACAAATGGTTCAGCTAATGTTGTATTTTCTTTAAGTGATCATGCAGAAATTAAAGTATCGGTAACTGATGTTATCGGAAAAATAGTTGAAGCAGAAAAGATATTTAATTTAAATTCGGGTGATCATACTGTAACAGTGAATGAATTCCAGCAATTAAAAGCAGGTATGTACATTGTTAACGTTGAAATGAACGGGCAAAAAATCACCAGAAAATTAATTATCGAATAA
- the apaG gene encoding Co2+/Mg2+ efflux protein ApaG translates to MTKTLTHNIEISVECKYWPEQSNPRENHYFFVYYITIENKGNQAVQLIKRHWEIFDSINEVRTVDGVGVVGETPILEPGEKFEYNSGCNLVSEIGYMQGYYTMKKMSDGSEIEVTIPQFNLIVPAKLN, encoded by the coding sequence ATGACCAAAACCTTAACTCATAACATTGAAATTTCTGTCGAGTGCAAATATTGGCCGGAACAATCGAATCCTCGTGAAAATCATTATTTCTTTGTTTATTATATAACCATAGAGAATAAAGGCAATCAAGCCGTGCAGTTAATTAAACGGCATTGGGAAATTTTCGATAGTATTAATGAAGTTAGAACGGTTGATGGTGTTGGTGTAGTTGGTGAAACGCCAATTTTAGAGCCGGGAGAAAAGTTCGAGTACAATAGTGGTTGTAATTTAGTGTCTGAAATCGGGTATATGCAAGGCTATTATACCATGAAGAAAATGAGCGATGGTTCCGAGATAGAAGTTACCATTCCGCAATTTAATTTAATCGTTCCCGCTAAACTTAATTAG
- a CDS encoding oxidoreductase translates to MKTAIIFGVTGLTGKALLHNIVEDARYSKIYIVTRRPCGFIHPKVEEILFNYKNFKEMPSIKADHVFCCLGTTIKKAGSKEAQQIIDRDYPIEIAKYANTLGAEKMVTVSSIGADAKSSNFYLRTKGEMEEGVKSNFKHSVFVRPSFLLGNREEMRIGEKIGIALFSIINPLLFGSLSKYKGIQVSQLSKAMINACFNKTEEVLYYKDF, encoded by the coding sequence ATGAAAACAGCCATTATATTTGGAGTGACTGGTTTAACCGGAAAAGCTCTTTTGCACAATATCGTAGAGGATGCCCGTTACTCCAAAATTTATATCGTTACCCGACGACCTTGCGGATTTATACATCCAAAAGTTGAAGAAATACTTTTCAATTATAAAAACTTTAAAGAAATGCCTTCTATAAAGGCTGATCACGTTTTCTGTTGCTTGGGAACTACCATAAAAAAAGCTGGTTCAAAAGAAGCACAACAAATCATTGACCGTGATTATCCTATTGAAATTGCCAAATATGCTAATACACTTGGCGCCGAAAAAATGGTTACAGTTTCTTCTATTGGCGCTGATGCCAAATCATCGAATTTCTATTTACGTACCAAAGGTGAAATGGAAGAAGGTGTAAAATCAAATTTTAAACATTCCGTATTTGTTCGTCCCTCTTTTTTATTGGGTAACAGAGAAGAAATGCGTATTGGTGAAAAGATTGGGATTGCTTTATTTTCCATCATCAACCCTCTTTTATTCGGCAGTTTATCCAAATACAAAGGCATTCAGGTGAGCCAACTCTCAAAAGCGATGATTAACGCTTGTTTTAATAAAACGGAAGAGGTTTTATATTATAAAGATTTTTAA
- the nadB gene encoding L-aspartate oxidase — protein MQHKTDYLVIGSGIAGLSFALKVAETKKVFLITKANEEESNTKYAQGGIAAVWHDKDSFEKHVQDTLVAGAGLCDEKIVRKVVTEGTQRVKELIELGTRFDKAQNGEYDLAKEGGHSEHRILHHKDITGYEIERALIEQVRKHPNINILDHHFAIDIITQHHLGELVTSKTKGITCYGAYVLNTKSQKIETVLAKVTVMATGGAGHVYATTTNPTIATGDGIAMVYRAKGHVKDMEFVQFHPTSLYNPNEHPSFLITEAIRGFGAVLKTLDGKEFMQKYDSRGSLAPRDIVARAIDNEMKIRGDDFVYLDCRHLDRKGFIEHFPNIYNKCMSLGIDPFMRMIPVVPAMHYLCGGIIVDENGKSTIDNLFAIGECACTGLHGANRLASNSLLEACVFAHSAAEHASSMIDSIQFKENIPNWNAEGTEQAEEMILITQSQKEVQQIMSNYVGIVRSNLRLKRAFDRLEILYKENEALYDKTIITPKLCELRNIICVGYLIIKHAMQRKESVGLHYMQQYKKTEVVE, from the coding sequence ATGCAACATAAAACCGACTATTTAGTAATTGGTTCTGGTATTGCCGGCCTCAGTTTTGCTTTAAAGGTAGCGGAAACCAAAAAGGTGTTTCTTATTACCAAAGCAAATGAAGAGGAGAGTAATACCAAGTACGCACAGGGAGGTATTGCCGCTGTGTGGCATGATAAGGATAGTTTTGAGAAACATGTTCAGGATACATTAGTGGCTGGTGCCGGATTATGCGATGAGAAAATTGTGCGAAAGGTGGTAACCGAAGGAACGCAACGCGTAAAAGAATTGATTGAACTTGGTACACGTTTCGATAAAGCACAAAATGGCGAGTATGATTTGGCAAAAGAAGGTGGTCATAGCGAACATCGCATTTTACATCATAAGGATATAACCGGATATGAAATTGAACGGGCTTTAATTGAACAAGTACGCAAACATCCCAATATTAATATTCTCGATCATCATTTTGCTATTGATATTATTACGCAACATCATTTAGGTGAGTTGGTAACGTCAAAAACAAAAGGAATTACATGCTATGGAGCTTATGTTTTAAACACTAAGTCACAAAAAATTGAAACGGTGTTGGCAAAAGTTACGGTAATGGCAACGGGTGGGGCAGGACATGTGTATGCAACTACTACTAATCCAACGATTGCTACAGGTGATGGTATTGCCATGGTGTATCGCGCCAAAGGTCATGTTAAAGACATGGAGTTTGTTCAGTTTCATCCAACCTCGCTTTATAATCCAAATGAGCACCCGAGTTTTTTAATTACAGAAGCAATTAGAGGATTTGGAGCGGTATTGAAGACACTCGATGGAAAAGAGTTTATGCAGAAATACGATTCGCGCGGTTCTTTAGCGCCACGTGATATCGTTGCACGCGCCATCGATAATGAAATGAAAATACGCGGTGATGATTTTGTGTATTTGGATTGCCGGCATTTAGACCGTAAAGGATTCATAGAGCATTTCCCGAATATTTATAATAAATGCATGAGCTTAGGTATTGATCCTTTCATGCGTATGATACCGGTGGTGCCTGCTATGCATTATTTATGCGGAGGAATTATTGTAGATGAAAACGGTAAATCTACAATTGATAATTTATTTGCGATTGGTGAATGTGCTTGTACCGGATTACATGGCGCAAACCGATTGGCAAGTAATTCGTTGTTGGAAGCCTGCGTGTTTGCACATAGCGCCGCTGAACATGCTTCGTCAATGATTGATTCTATTCAGTTCAAAGAAAATATTCCTAACTGGAATGCAGAAGGAACAGAGCAGGCGGAGGAAATGATTTTGATTACACAATCTCAAAAGGAAGTGCAGCAAATTATGAGTAACTATGTTGGGATTGTGAGAAGTAATTTACGTTTAAAGCGTGCCTTCGATCGTTTAGAAATTTTATACAAAGAGAACGAAGCGCTTTACGATAAAACTATTATTACACCTAAATTATGTGAGTTAAGAAATATTATATGCGTTGGCTATTTAATTATTAAACACGCCATGCAACGCAAAGAGAGTGTTGGCTTGCATTATATGCAGCAGTATAAAAAAACAGAAGTTGTTGAATAA
- a CDS encoding SPFH domain-containing protein: MGIGTIILSVLGLLLLLLSFKTVQQGTVAVITVFGKYSRILRPGLNFKIPFIERVAKKISIQNRSAELGFQAVTIDQANVNFTAMLLYSVLNQEEETIKNVAFKFIDERNFMQALVRSVEGSVRAFVATKKQSEVLILRRDIVEAVKDQLDKTLEEWGYHLIDLQLNDITFDEEVMRSMAKVVASNNLKAAAENEGQALLITKTKAAEAEGNAIKIAAQAEKEASQLRGQGVALFREEVAKGMAVAAQQMVDANLDANLILFSMWTEAIKNFAEHGEGNVIFLDGSVEGMQKTMKDMMALNQLGLKDKK, translated from the coding sequence ATGGGAATTGGTACAATTATTTTATCAGTATTAGGATTACTTCTATTGCTGTTATCATTTAAAACCGTACAACAAGGTACTGTTGCGGTTATTACAGTGTTTGGAAAATACAGTCGCATTTTGAGACCGGGATTAAATTTCAAAATTCCTTTTATTGAACGTGTAGCAAAAAAAATCTCTATTCAAAACCGAAGCGCCGAATTGGGGTTTCAGGCTGTAACTATTGATCAAGCGAATGTGAACTTTACCGCAATGCTACTTTATTCAGTGTTGAATCAAGAGGAAGAAACGATTAAAAATGTAGCATTTAAATTCATTGATGAAAGAAATTTTATGCAGGCTTTAGTTCGTTCGGTTGAAGGTTCGGTACGTGCTTTTGTGGCTACTAAAAAGCAATCGGAAGTGTTAATTCTCCGTCGTGATATAGTTGAAGCAGTAAAAGATCAATTGGATAAAACATTAGAAGAATGGGGGTATCATTTAATAGATCTTCAATTAAACGACATCACTTTTGATGAAGAAGTAATGCGCTCGATGGCTAAAGTAGTAGCAAGTAATAACCTAAAGGCAGCCGCCGAAAATGAGGGCCAGGCCCTTTTAATTACTAAAACAAAAGCAGCCGAAGCTGAAGGAAATGCCATTAAAATTGCGGCTCAAGCCGAGAAAGAAGCTTCCCAATTACGAGGACAAGGTGTGGCTTTGTTCCGTGAAGAGGTAGCTAAAGGTATGGCCGTGGCGGCTCAGCAAATGGTTGATGCTAATTTAGATGCAAATCTAATTTTGTTTAGTATGTGGACGGAAGCCATTAAAAATTTCGCAGAACATGGGGAAGGAAATGTTATTTTCTTGGATGGTAGCGTTGAAGGAATGCAAAAAACCATGAAAGATATGATGGCCTTAAATCAACTAGGTTTAAAAGACAAAAAATAG
- a CDS encoding 6-carboxytetrahydropterin synthase codes for MKTSVVRKITFHSAHRLHNPNWNDTKNKEVFGLCANPNYHGHNYDLLFKVTGEVNPETGFVMDLKDLSDILNKEISERFDHRNLNLDVPEFKNLNPTAENIAKVVYNIMRPKINTQFDIQVTLYETPRNFVIYPD; via the coding sequence ATGAAGACTTCTGTAGTACGTAAAATAACTTTTCACTCGGCCCATCGCCTGCATAATCCCAATTGGAATGACACTAAAAACAAAGAAGTTTTTGGTTTATGCGCTAACCCTAATTATCACGGACACAATTATGATTTGCTGTTTAAAGTAACCGGTGAGGTAAATCCTGAAACGGGATTTGTAATGGATTTGAAAGACCTCAGTGATATACTAAACAAAGAAATTTCGGAGCGTTTTGATCATCGTAACTTAAATTTGGATGTACCTGAATTCAAAAATCTGAATCCTACAGCTGAAAACATCGCGAAAGTTGTATATAATATTATGCGACCGAAAATTAACACACAATTCGATATACAAGTTACATTATACGAAACTCCTAGAAATTTTGTGATTTATCCCGACTAA
- a CDS encoding NifU family protein → MNPNEIPYIIYAEETPNPATMKFVANRLLLVSGATADYKSVADAKDAPIAKAMFNFPFVKHVFISFNYITITKHDSVLWEDISYELRIFITDYLNKGNTVVDKLPEQQVAADSSFTKTVNINTQHNAPKNDIENKIIEVLEQYIRPAVEQDGGLITFKELNDGIVTVQMRGSCSGCPSSTMTLKAGIEALLKRLLPDHVKEVVSEAV, encoded by the coding sequence ATGAATCCGAACGAAATCCCATACATCATTTACGCCGAGGAAACTCCTAATCCTGCTACCATGAAATTTGTAGCAAACCGTTTACTCTTAGTGAGTGGTGCAACGGCCGATTATAAATCAGTTGCTGATGCCAAAGATGCACCCATCGCAAAAGCAATGTTTAATTTCCCTTTTGTAAAACATGTTTTCATTTCGTTTAACTACATTACCATTACCAAGCACGACTCAGTATTGTGGGAAGATATCTCTTATGAATTACGCATCTTTATTACGGATTATTTAAATAAAGGAAATACTGTTGTAGATAAATTACCCGAGCAACAAGTTGCGGCGGACTCTTCTTTTACAAAAACGGTTAATATCAATACTCAACATAATGCTCCCAAAAATGATATTGAAAACAAAATCATTGAAGTACTCGAGCAATATATTCGTCCCGCTGTTGAACAAGATGGCGGACTCATCACCTTTAAAGAATTAAACGACGGTATTGTAACAGTTCAAATGCGAGGAAGCTGCAGTGGTTGCCCGAGCAGCACAATGACTCTCAAAGCCGGTATTGAAGCTTTATTAAAGCGCCTTTTACCTGATCACGTAAAAGAAGTGGTAAGCGAAGCGGTTTAG
- a CDS encoding GIY-YIG nuclease family protein translates to MFAIIDIETCGGKFDFRHGRITEICIVKHDGLQVVDVWSTLINPECHISTYFTSLTGITNDMVPDAPKFYEVAKKIIEMTEGCIFVAHNVGFDYGFIKEEFESLGYKYRKDTLCTVRLSRKLIPGRISYSLGHLCASLGIEIEGRHRAQGDAEATAKLFDLLLQLKSQHPQYKNMGVEEIMTRRIDKIKEYILKKLPEECGVYYFLNKEQEIIYIGKSTNMYQRAIAHFNSKENKSKKLLNDLYNVDFVVTGSELVALLHESSEIKKHKPKYNRARKADEFTHSIDSFKDKSDIINFKIVPYEESENAVESFVTYSSAREKLEKWIDEYELCLRYCGLTGEDSVCFNHQIKKCKGICNNEEEVEAYNKRAEEVIKKSAYEKSNFILLDKGRHHEERALILIENNQYKGYGFIDSSHQINSMDDCRDIITHAPYYPDSDNLVKGWMRSNKYYKTFELTVNNFN, encoded by the coding sequence GTGTTTGCAATTATCGATATTGAAACCTGCGGGGGAAAATTTGATTTCCGCCATGGAAGAATTACTGAGATTTGTATTGTAAAGCACGATGGTTTACAAGTAGTAGATGTTTGGTCGACACTCATTAATCCGGAGTGCCATATCAGCACTTACTTTACCAGCCTCACCGGTATAACCAATGACATGGTTCCTGATGCCCCTAAATTTTATGAAGTAGCTAAGAAAATCATTGAAATGACCGAAGGTTGCATTTTTGTTGCGCACAATGTAGGTTTTGATTATGGGTTTATAAAAGAAGAATTTGAGTCATTAGGATACAAATACAGAAAGGATACTTTATGCACAGTTAGACTAAGCAGAAAATTAATCCCGGGAAGAATTTCCTACAGCTTAGGTCATTTATGCGCCTCCTTGGGAATAGAAATTGAAGGAAGACACCGCGCACAAGGAGATGCGGAAGCTACGGCTAAATTATTTGATTTGTTATTGCAATTAAAATCACAACATCCTCAATACAAAAATATGGGCGTAGAAGAAATCATGACGCGCCGCATTGATAAAATTAAAGAATATATTCTTAAAAAATTACCGGAGGAATGTGGCGTTTACTATTTCCTGAATAAGGAACAAGAGATTATTTACATTGGAAAAAGTACCAATATGTATCAGCGGGCTATTGCGCACTTTAACAGTAAGGAGAACAAAAGCAAAAAGCTCCTGAATGATTTATACAATGTTGATTTTGTAGTTACCGGAAGTGAATTAGTAGCGCTGCTGCATGAATCTTCTGAAATTAAAAAGCATAAACCCAAATATAACCGTGCACGCAAAGCCGATGAATTTACTCACAGTATCGACTCCTTCAAAGACAAAAGCGACATCATTAACTTTAAGATTGTGCCTTACGAAGAATCGGAAAACGCTGTTGAGTCATTCGTCACCTACTCTTCAGCACGCGAAAAACTCGAAAAATGGATTGATGAATATGAGTTGTGTTTACGTTATTGCGGATTAACAGGAGAAGACTCTGTTTGTTTTAATCATCAGATAAAAAAATGTAAAGGCATTTGTAACAATGAAGAAGAAGTTGAAGCTTATAACAAACGTGCTGAAGAGGTGATAAAAAAATCAGCCTATGAAAAATCAAATTTCATCTTGCTCGACAAAGGCCGCCATCATGAAGAAAGAGCTTTGATTCTAATTGAAAACAATCAATACAAAGGATATGGTTTTATTGACTCCAGTCATCAAATAAATTCTATGGATGATTGCCGCGACATCATCACTCATGCCCCGTATTATCCTGATAGCGATAATCTGGTAAAAGGCTGGATGCGTTCCAACAAATACTATAAAACCTTTGAGTTAACCGTCAATAATTTTAATTAA